A single window of Bacteroidota bacterium DNA harbors:
- a CDS encoding T9SS type A sorting domain-containing protein, producing the protein METPNVSGIYTANAYPNPSSGLVFIPFYLESAAAIQLEVYDILGQRVSGKNLGTLRTGDHQVQMDFTTLSAGIYHYRLISDKGSVSGMIHKN; encoded by the coding sequence TTGGAAACGCCAAATGTTTCCGGAATTTATACCGCTAACGCCTATCCGAATCCTTCTTCAGGTTTGGTATTTATTCCATTCTACCTTGAGTCAGCAGCTGCAATACAATTGGAAGTGTATGATATCCTTGGTCAAAGAGTCTCCGGTAAAAATCTTGGGACTTTAAGAACAGGTGATCATCAGGTACAGATGGATTTTACCACATTAAGTGCCGGTATTTATCATTACCGTTTGATCAGCGATAAAGGATCGGTGTCTGGTATGATTCATAAAAATTAA
- a CDS encoding DUF4349 domain-containing protein translates to MSLALLITSCGSKTEKSGSIASESAPASETYISSTGNSADSSLYTGAQKIIQQATLRLQVDSLSSARNYLSTILQKYKAYIANENENRQSGNHESTLVIRVPGQFMEALITDISSKAKFIDTKDLSSEDIGMEYMDIEARLKAKLEMEKRYLQLLQRTGKISEMLEVEQQLGIVRGEIESMQGKLKYFDNRVAYATLTISLYEVVSIIDSPGLTFFSRAAYSFPMDSN, encoded by the coding sequence ATGAGCCTTGCTCTTCTGATCACTTCCTGTGGAAGTAAAACAGAAAAATCTGGTAGCATTGCTTCTGAATCTGCACCAGCATCTGAAACGTACATTTCAAGTACAGGTAATAGCGCGGACAGCTCCTTATATACAGGTGCGCAGAAGATTATCCAGCAGGCTACTCTCCGGCTTCAGGTAGATTCATTGTCATCGGCTCGAAACTATCTTTCCACCATCCTGCAGAAATACAAAGCCTACATCGCCAATGAAAATGAAAATCGTCAGTCCGGAAATCATGAAAGTACACTAGTGATCCGGGTTCCGGGACAGTTTATGGAAGCTTTGATAACCGACATCAGCAGTAAAGCGAAGTTCATCGATACTAAAGATCTCAGCAGTGAAGATATCGGAATGGAATACATGGATATTGAAGCCAGACTGAAAGCAAAGCTGGAAATGGAAAAGCGCTATTTACAACTCCTGCAACGAACAGGGAAAATCAGTGAAATGCTGGAAGTAGAACAGCAACTGGGAATTGTCAGGGGCGAGATCGAGTCCATGCAGGGAAAGCTAAAATACTTCGACAACAGGGTGGCTTATGCTACACTAACGATTAGCCTATACGAAGTCGTATCAATTATTGATTCACCCGGACTAACCTTTTTCTCCCGTGCAGCTTATTCTTTTCCAATGGACTCCAATTGA